From Coffea arabica cultivar ET-39 chromosome 9c, Coffea Arabica ET-39 HiFi, whole genome shotgun sequence, one genomic window encodes:
- the LOC140014298 gene encoding uncharacterized protein isoform X2 encodes MASLLLLPTHLPSNFYESSSNPFPLPHKTSVVSASVSSSPKRTRRKRQQQQRRQQYIGEDENGSSGALVSIASSAEKVLRLVFMDELMERARNADVSGVSDVIYDMIAAGLSPGPRSFHGLIVSNVLNRDEEGAMHALRRELSEGLRPLHETFVALVRLFGSKGLSARGLEILAAMEKLNFDIRKAWLVLVEELIRSNHLEDANKVFLKGAEGGLRATDELYDLIIQEDCKVGDHENALTIAYEMESAGRMATTFHFNCLLSVQATCGIPEIAFSTFENMEYGEDYMKPDTETYNWVIQAYTRADSYDRVQDVAELLGMMVEDHKRLQPNVRTYAYIAEGGLTGERKRWVPRRGKTPLDPDADGFIYSNPMETSFKQRCLEEWKIHHRKLLKTLHNEGPAVLGNVSEAEYIRVEERLKKIIKGPEQNALKPKAASKMLVSELKEELEAQDLPTDGTRNVLYQRVQKARRINRSRGRPLWVPPVEEEEEEVDEELDKLISRIKLEEGNTEFWKRRFLGEGLNENHIKSMEENSSEIIDVADEGDVVDDVAKENEDDEADDEEEEVEQSESQEVVDQVKEKEVEVVKPLQMIGVQLLKDSDQTTSSSRKSRRKTSRVSVENDDDEDWFPLDIHEAFKEMRNRRVFDVSDMYTIADVWGWTWEKELKNKAPRRWSQEWEVELAVKIMTKVIELGGTPTIGDCAMILRAAIRAPMPSAFLKMLQATHNLGYFFGSPLYDEIISLCLDLGELDAAVAIVADLETTGIKVPDETLDRVISTRQMKDIPSDNAAQ; translated from the exons ATGGCCAGTCTCCTCCTCCTCCCGACTCACCTCCCTTCAAATTTCTATGAATCTTCTTCTAATCCATTTCCACTTCCCCATAAAACCTCCGTCGTGTCTGCTTCGGTGTCATCATCACCAAAAAGAACGAGAAGAAAGAGGCAGCAGCAGCAGCGGCGGCAGCAATACATAGGAGAAGACGAGAATGGCTCCTCGGGAGCTCTAGTTTCCATCGCGTCCAGTGCCGAGAAGGTCCTCAGACTGGTGTTCATGGACGAACTAATGGAACGCGCTAGAAATGCCGACGTTTCTGGAGTTTCTGATGTTATTTATGATATGATTGCTGCTGGACTTAGTCCTGGACCTCGCTCTTTTCATGGATTGATTGTTTCTAATGTCCTCAACCGCGATGAAGAAGGCGCT ATGCACGCTCTTAGAAGGGAGTTGAGTGAAGGTCTACGGCCTCTTCATGAAACTTTTGTCGCTTTAGTTCGTTTGTTTGGTTCAAAAGGTTTATCTGCTAGAGGCTTAGAAATTCTGGCAGCCATGGAGAAATTGAACTTTGACATTAGGAAAGCCTGGCTAGTGCTTGTAG AGGAGCTCATTAGAAGCAATCATCTTGAAGATGCCAACAAAGTTTTCCTAAAGGGGGCAGAAGGTGGGCTAAGAGCTACTGATGAGCTATATGATCTCATAATCCAAGAAGACTGTAAAGTTGgagatcatgaaaatgcactgACGATAGCCTACGAAATGGAGTCAGCTGGCAGAATGGCAACCACTTTCCACTTCAATTGTCTATTAAGTGTGCAG GCTACCTGTGGGATACCTGAAATTGCTTTTTCTACATTTGAGAATATGGAATATGGAGAAG ATTACATGAAACCTGATACGGAAACATATAATTGGGTGATCCAAGCATATACAAGAGCTGACTCTTATGATAG GGTACAAGATGTTGCAGAGTTACTTGGCATGATGGTTGAGGACCACAAACGTTTACAACCCAACGTGAGAACCTATGC GTATATTGCAGAAGGTGGGTTAACAGGTGAACGGAAGCGATGGGTCCCCCGAAGAGGGAAAACTCCTTTGGACCCTGATGCTGACGGATTTATTTATTCAAACCCTATGGAAACCTCCTTCAAACAAAGGTGTCTGGAGGAGTGGAAGATCCATCATCGAAAACTTTTAAAAACCTTACACAATGAAGGACCAGCAGTGTTAGGGAATGTATCTGAAGCAGAATATATCAGAGTTGAGGAGAGACTGAAGAAAATTATTAAAGGTCCTGAACAAAATGCCTTGAAACCAAAAGCAGCCAGTAAAATGTTAGTATCAGAGCTAAAGGAAGAGCTTGAAGCACAAGATCTGCCAACTGATGGAACTAGAAATGTACTCTACCAGCGTGTACAAAAAGCAAGAAGAATAAATCGTTCTAGGGGTCGACCACTTTGGGTGCCTCCtgtcgaagaagaagaagaagag GTTGATGAAGAGTTGGATAAGCTGATCTCACGGATCAAGTTGGAAGAAGGTAATACAGAATTCTGGAAGCGTCGTTTTCTTGGGGAGGGATTAAACGAAAATCATATCAAGTCCATGGAGGAGAACAGTTCAGAAATTATTGATGTCGCGGATGAAGGCGATGTTGTTGATGATGTTGCAAAAGagaatgaagatgatgaggCAGATGATGAGGAGGAAGAAGTGGAACAAAGTGAAAGCCAGGAAGTGGTTGAccaagtgaaggaaaaagaagtTGAAGTGGTGAAACCACTTCAAATGATTGGTGTGCAATTGCTGAAAGACTCAGATCAGACAACTAGCTCATCAAGAAAATCAAGGAGAAAGACTTCTCGAGTATCAGTTGAG AACGATGACGATGAAGACTGGTTTCCTCTAGACATACATGAAGCATTTAAGGAGATGAGGAATAGGAGAGTATTTGATGTATCAGATATGTATACCATTGCTGATGTTTGGGGTTGGACATGGGAAAAAGAACTGAAGAACAAAGCTCCTCGAAGATGGTCACAAGAGTGGGAAGTTGAATTGGCAGTTAAAATAATGACTAAA GTTATAGAACTGGGTGGGACACCGACTATCGGGGATTGTGCTATGATCTTGCGTGCTGCTATACGAGCTCCCATGCCTTCAGCATTCTTGAAAATGTTGCAGGCAACACACAACCTGGGTTATTTTTTTGGCAG ccccTTGTATGATGAAATCATCTCCTTGTGTCTTGATCTCGGGGAACTTGACGCAGCTGTTGCCATTGTGGCAGACTTGGAGACCACTGGAATTAAGGTCCCAGATGAAACCCTGGATAGGGTTATTTCTACAAGACAAATGAAAGACATTCCTTCTGATAACGCAGCCCAGTAG
- the LOC140014298 gene encoding uncharacterized protein isoform X1 has translation MASLLLLPTHLPSNFYESSSNPFPLPHKTSVVSASVSSSPKRTRRKRQQQQRRQQYIGEDENGSSGALVSIASSAEKVLRLVFMDELMERARNADVSGVSDVIYDMIAAGLSPGPRSFHGLIVSNVLNRDEEGAMHALRRELSEGLRPLHETFVALVRLFGSKGLSARGLEILAAMEKLNFDIRKAWLVLVEELIRSNHLEDANKVFLKGAEGGLRATDELYDLIIQEDCKVGDHENALTIAYEMESAGRMATTFHFNCLLSVQATCGIPEIAFSTFENMEYGEDYMKPDTETYNWVIQAYTRADSYDRVQDVAELLGMMVEDHKRLQPNVRTYALLVECFTKYCVVREAIRHFRALKNFEGGTKVLHNDGNYGDPLSLYLRALCREGIIVELLEALEAMEKDNVPIPPRAMILSRKYRTLVSSWIEPLQEEAELGYEIDYIARYIAEGGLTGERKRWVPRRGKTPLDPDADGFIYSNPMETSFKQRCLEEWKIHHRKLLKTLHNEGPAVLGNVSEAEYIRVEERLKKIIKGPEQNALKPKAASKMLVSELKEELEAQDLPTDGTRNVLYQRVQKARRINRSRGRPLWVPPVEEEEEEVDEELDKLISRIKLEEGNTEFWKRRFLGEGLNENHIKSMEENSSEIIDVADEGDVVDDVAKENEDDEADDEEEEVEQSESQEVVDQVKEKEVEVVKPLQMIGVQLLKDSDQTTSSSRKSRRKTSRVSVENDDDEDWFPLDIHEAFKEMRNRRVFDVSDMYTIADVWGWTWEKELKNKAPRRWSQEWEVELAVKIMTKVIELGGTPTIGDCAMILRAAIRAPMPSAFLKMLQATHNLGYFFGSPLYDEIISLCLDLGELDAAVAIVADLETTGIKVPDETLDRVISTRQMKDIPSDNAAQ, from the exons ATGGCCAGTCTCCTCCTCCTCCCGACTCACCTCCCTTCAAATTTCTATGAATCTTCTTCTAATCCATTTCCACTTCCCCATAAAACCTCCGTCGTGTCTGCTTCGGTGTCATCATCACCAAAAAGAACGAGAAGAAAGAGGCAGCAGCAGCAGCGGCGGCAGCAATACATAGGAGAAGACGAGAATGGCTCCTCGGGAGCTCTAGTTTCCATCGCGTCCAGTGCCGAGAAGGTCCTCAGACTGGTGTTCATGGACGAACTAATGGAACGCGCTAGAAATGCCGACGTTTCTGGAGTTTCTGATGTTATTTATGATATGATTGCTGCTGGACTTAGTCCTGGACCTCGCTCTTTTCATGGATTGATTGTTTCTAATGTCCTCAACCGCGATGAAGAAGGCGCT ATGCACGCTCTTAGAAGGGAGTTGAGTGAAGGTCTACGGCCTCTTCATGAAACTTTTGTCGCTTTAGTTCGTTTGTTTGGTTCAAAAGGTTTATCTGCTAGAGGCTTAGAAATTCTGGCAGCCATGGAGAAATTGAACTTTGACATTAGGAAAGCCTGGCTAGTGCTTGTAG AGGAGCTCATTAGAAGCAATCATCTTGAAGATGCCAACAAAGTTTTCCTAAAGGGGGCAGAAGGTGGGCTAAGAGCTACTGATGAGCTATATGATCTCATAATCCAAGAAGACTGTAAAGTTGgagatcatgaaaatgcactgACGATAGCCTACGAAATGGAGTCAGCTGGCAGAATGGCAACCACTTTCCACTTCAATTGTCTATTAAGTGTGCAG GCTACCTGTGGGATACCTGAAATTGCTTTTTCTACATTTGAGAATATGGAATATGGAGAAG ATTACATGAAACCTGATACGGAAACATATAATTGGGTGATCCAAGCATATACAAGAGCTGACTCTTATGATAG GGTACAAGATGTTGCAGAGTTACTTGGCATGATGGTTGAGGACCACAAACGTTTACAACCCAACGTGAGAACCTATGC GTTGTTGGTTGAATGCTTTACAAAATATTGTGTTGTGCGAGAAGCAATTCGACATTTTCGTGCTCTCAAGAACTTTGAAGGCGGAACCAAAGTTCTGCATAATGATGGCAACTATGGGGATCCTCTATCTTTGTATCTTCGAGCCTTATGTAGAGAAGgcat AATAGTTGAGCTACTAGAGGCCCTAGAAGCTATGGAAAAAGATAACGTGCCAATCCCACCTAGGGCTATGATCCTGAGCAGAAAATACCGCACGCTAGTTAGCTCGTGGATTGAACCTTTGCAAGAAGAAGCTGAACTTGGATATGAGATTGATTACATAGCCAG GTATATTGCAGAAGGTGGGTTAACAGGTGAACGGAAGCGATGGGTCCCCCGAAGAGGGAAAACTCCTTTGGACCCTGATGCTGACGGATTTATTTATTCAAACCCTATGGAAACCTCCTTCAAACAAAGGTGTCTGGAGGAGTGGAAGATCCATCATCGAAAACTTTTAAAAACCTTACACAATGAAGGACCAGCAGTGTTAGGGAATGTATCTGAAGCAGAATATATCAGAGTTGAGGAGAGACTGAAGAAAATTATTAAAGGTCCTGAACAAAATGCCTTGAAACCAAAAGCAGCCAGTAAAATGTTAGTATCAGAGCTAAAGGAAGAGCTTGAAGCACAAGATCTGCCAACTGATGGAACTAGAAATGTACTCTACCAGCGTGTACAAAAAGCAAGAAGAATAAATCGTTCTAGGGGTCGACCACTTTGGGTGCCTCCtgtcgaagaagaagaagaagag GTTGATGAAGAGTTGGATAAGCTGATCTCACGGATCAAGTTGGAAGAAGGTAATACAGAATTCTGGAAGCGTCGTTTTCTTGGGGAGGGATTAAACGAAAATCATATCAAGTCCATGGAGGAGAACAGTTCAGAAATTATTGATGTCGCGGATGAAGGCGATGTTGTTGATGATGTTGCAAAAGagaatgaagatgatgaggCAGATGATGAGGAGGAAGAAGTGGAACAAAGTGAAAGCCAGGAAGTGGTTGAccaagtgaaggaaaaagaagtTGAAGTGGTGAAACCACTTCAAATGATTGGTGTGCAATTGCTGAAAGACTCAGATCAGACAACTAGCTCATCAAGAAAATCAAGGAGAAAGACTTCTCGAGTATCAGTTGAG AACGATGACGATGAAGACTGGTTTCCTCTAGACATACATGAAGCATTTAAGGAGATGAGGAATAGGAGAGTATTTGATGTATCAGATATGTATACCATTGCTGATGTTTGGGGTTGGACATGGGAAAAAGAACTGAAGAACAAAGCTCCTCGAAGATGGTCACAAGAGTGGGAAGTTGAATTGGCAGTTAAAATAATGACTAAA GTTATAGAACTGGGTGGGACACCGACTATCGGGGATTGTGCTATGATCTTGCGTGCTGCTATACGAGCTCCCATGCCTTCAGCATTCTTGAAAATGTTGCAGGCAACACACAACCTGGGTTATTTTTTTGGCAG ccccTTGTATGATGAAATCATCTCCTTGTGTCTTGATCTCGGGGAACTTGACGCAGCTGTTGCCATTGTGGCAGACTTGGAGACCACTGGAATTAAGGTCCCAGATGAAACCCTGGATAGGGTTATTTCTACAAGACAAATGAAAGACATTCCTTCTGATAACGCAGCCCAGTAG